The following coding sequences lie in one Ictalurus punctatus breed USDA103 chromosome 16, Coco_2.0, whole genome shotgun sequence genomic window:
- the tmem218 gene encoding transmembrane protein 218 — protein sequence MGGALVLGVGTGVFLIALMWIGTLVLSLIMSRVAGSTKLGIIPLVLLALTITLILVFFPRTSELPSPVKEKQVVDTFFIGRYVLLAVVSVVFLVSLFILLPFHFLEPVYAKPLRAH from the exons ATGGGCGGGGCGCTGGTGCTGGGGGTGGGGACAGGTGTCTTCCTCATCGCCCTCATGTGGATAGGCACGCTGGTCCTTAGTCTCATCATGTCGCGTGTTGCTGGTTCAACCAA GCTTGGGATCATTCCCTTGGTGCTGTTGGCTCTAACCATCACCTTGATCCTTGTGTTCTTCCCTCGTACCTCTGAATTACCATCTCCTGTTAAAGAAAAACAG GTAGTGGACACCTTCTTCATTGGCCGCTATGTGCTCCTGGCGGTAGTGAGTGTGGTCTTCCTGGTGTCTCTATTTATCCTCCTACCCTTCCACTTCCTGGAGCCGGTATACGCCAAGCCCCTGAGAGCCCACTAG